One Vicinamibacterales bacterium DNA window includes the following coding sequences:
- a CDS encoding tetratricopeptide repeat protein: MSKDSVIVGIAGVFFGLLVGWIIGSQQGTARSAPVTSAPPVAQAQASAQPQAASLDEARATALKQTAQQSPADVTSRVELGNMYFDAGRYPEAADWYQQALRINPRDANVSTDLGIAYYYMNDPDKALAQFDTSLKIDPKHAKTLMNIGIVRAFGKQDLKGASEVWQRILDVAPASEEARAARQALDGIRSAHPELGAGKPPGTP; encoded by the coding sequence GTGTCCAAGGACTCCGTCATCGTTGGCATCGCGGGCGTCTTCTTCGGGCTGCTGGTCGGATGGATCATCGGATCGCAGCAGGGAACGGCTCGATCCGCACCCGTCACCTCCGCGCCGCCGGTCGCCCAGGCCCAGGCCAGCGCACAGCCGCAGGCGGCCAGCCTCGACGAGGCGCGCGCGACAGCGCTGAAGCAGACCGCGCAGCAGAGTCCGGCCGATGTGACGTCGCGCGTCGAGCTCGGCAACATGTATTTCGACGCCGGCCGGTATCCCGAGGCGGCGGACTGGTATCAACAGGCGTTGCGGATCAACCCGCGCGACGCCAACGTCAGCACCGATCTTGGGATCGCCTACTACTACATGAACGATCCCGACAAGGCGCTGGCGCAATTCGACACGTCGCTGAAGATCGATCCGAAGCACGCGAAGACGTTGATGAACATCGGCATCGTGCGCGCGTTCGGGAAGCAGGATCTGAAGGGCGCGTCCGAGGTCTGGCAGCGGATCCTCGACGTGGCGCCGGCCTCGGAGGAGGCGCGCGCCGCGCGCCAGGCGCTCGACGGAATCCGTTCGGCGCATCCGGAGCTCGGGGCCGGCAAGCCGCCGGGGACGCCGTGA
- the tilS gene encoding tRNA lysidine(34) synthetase TilS produces MSLRQRVVDTIHRYALLRGGGRVVVALSGGADSVALLFLLRELEAAGELTIAGAAHLHHGLRGEAADADEAFCAALATRLGVPLVSERADVAGVARAQKRSVEDAARVVRYAFLDRAVAHLGADVVAVAHTRDDQAETFLLRLLRGAGTRGLGSIRPRAGRVIRPLLNIERGALREYLEALREAWREDATNLDLAIPRNRVRHELIPYLASRFSSSVTPVLARAAALAQEDEDFLRDRAIEVAARIVLTNERSHIAIDCAALRAAPRALSSRVLLQALEQLAGGKAISFEHVDALSRLEPGQAVSLPGQDAARTAEVLVLRARPRGRRSSAVVNRAPEPDGGNEFGVSLSIPGEVHLEASGVVVGAERLEAPAGRQRQWRGRGAEVGIAAELPILPLAVRTRRPGDRFHPLGAPGARKLQDFLVDRKVPRAERDMVPLVVDGRDRIVWVVGQAVAEEFRVTDPSRGVILLKVRHLGGAG; encoded by the coding sequence ATGTCTCTCCGACAACGCGTCGTCGACACGATTCACCGGTACGCGCTGCTGCGCGGCGGCGGCCGCGTGGTCGTCGCCCTGTCGGGCGGCGCCGACTCGGTCGCGCTGCTCTTTCTATTGCGCGAGCTCGAGGCGGCCGGTGAGCTGACGATTGCCGGCGCGGCGCATCTGCACCATGGCCTGCGCGGCGAGGCGGCCGATGCGGACGAGGCGTTCTGTGCGGCGCTCGCGACGCGCCTCGGCGTCCCCCTGGTCTCGGAGCGCGCCGACGTGGCCGGCGTCGCCCGCGCGCAGAAGCGGTCGGTCGAGGACGCGGCACGCGTGGTCCGCTACGCATTTCTGGACCGCGCCGTCGCCCATCTCGGCGCCGACGTCGTCGCCGTCGCGCACACGCGCGACGATCAGGCCGAGACGTTCCTGCTGCGGCTGCTGCGTGGCGCCGGCACGCGCGGACTGGGCAGTATCCGGCCCCGTGCCGGACGGGTGATCCGGCCGCTCCTCAATATCGAGCGCGGCGCGCTTCGCGAATACCTCGAGGCGCTGCGTGAAGCGTGGCGCGAGGATGCCACGAACCTCGATCTGGCGATTCCCCGCAATCGCGTCCGTCACGAGCTCATCCCGTATCTCGCCTCACGCTTTTCGTCGTCGGTGACGCCCGTCCTTGCCCGCGCCGCGGCGCTGGCGCAGGAGGACGAAGATTTTCTGCGGGATCGAGCAATCGAAGTGGCGGCACGGATCGTCTTAACCAATGAGCGCTCGCACATCGCGATCGATTGTGCCGCGCTTCGCGCCGCGCCCCGCGCGCTGAGTTCGAGGGTCCTGCTGCAGGCGCTCGAGCAGCTCGCCGGGGGGAAAGCGATTTCCTTCGAGCATGTCGACGCGCTGTCGCGGCTCGAGCCGGGACAGGCCGTCAGTCTCCCTGGCCAGGACGCGGCGCGGACCGCTGAGGTGCTGGTCCTGCGGGCACGGCCGCGCGGCCGCCGGTCATCGGCCGTGGTAAATCGGGCACCGGAACCTGACGGAGGGAACGAGTTCGGCGTTTCGTTGTCTATCCCTGGTGAGGTCCACCTCGAGGCGAGCGGGGTGGTCGTCGGGGCCGAGAGACTCGAGGCGCCTGCCGGGCGTCAAAGACAGTGGAGGGGCCGCGGTGCGGAAGTGGGCATTGCAGCCGAGCTGCCGATACTTCCGTTGGCGGTGCGCACACGGCGGCCTGGGGATCGGTTCCACCCGCTGGGTGCGCCCGGCGCGCGGAAACTGCAGGATTTCCTGGTGGACCGCAAAGTGCCACGGGCTGAACGGGATATGGTCCCGCTCGTGGTCGACGGACGGGATCGCATCGTGTGGGTCGTGGGGCAGGCGGTGGCGGAGGAGTTTCGGGTCACGGACCCCTCGCGAGGCGTGATACTCTTGAAAGTCAGGCATTTAGGAGGCGCAGGTTGA
- a CDS encoding CdaR family protein yields the protein MRYHPFHNLGLKVLALALSVLLWLTVAGEHLVERSLRVPLEFRNVPEALEIVGNTPDTVDVRLRGSSALLSRMQPGEIVAVLDLAGARSGSRLFHIRADEVRAPFGVEVAQVIPSTLALDLEKSARRRVPVVAATEGDPAPGYVIGRVNSEPATVEIVGPETRVRQVAEATTEPVPVKDAKARVLDAVAIGVVDTSVRLVQPQNAQVTVEVWPAPVERQVEAVPVRYRGLAAGLAAQVAPKFVRVSIRGAQAALDTLQPDGVVAYVDLAGLGAGRYNLRVQVDPAERFGVVAIDPSVLSVTVK from the coding sequence ATGCGCTACCACCCGTTCCACAACCTCGGCCTGAAGGTGCTGGCGCTCGCCTTGTCGGTCCTGTTGTGGCTCACCGTCGCCGGCGAACACCTGGTCGAGCGCAGCCTCCGGGTGCCGCTCGAGTTCCGCAACGTGCCGGAGGCGCTCGAGATCGTCGGCAACACGCCCGACACCGTGGACGTGCGTCTGCGCGGCTCGTCGGCTCTCCTGAGCCGCATGCAGCCCGGCGAGATCGTGGCGGTGCTCGACCTCGCCGGCGCGCGGTCGGGATCGCGTCTGTTCCACATCCGCGCCGACGAAGTGCGGGCGCCGTTCGGCGTCGAGGTTGCGCAGGTGATCCCTTCGACGCTCGCGCTCGATCTCGAGAAATCGGCGCGGCGGCGCGTGCCGGTGGTGGCGGCGACCGAAGGCGATCCGGCCCCCGGCTATGTCATCGGCCGCGTCAACTCCGAGCCGGCGACGGTCGAAATCGTCGGGCCCGAAACACGGGTGCGGCAGGTGGCGGAGGCCACCACCGAACCGGTTCCAGTCAAGGACGCGAAGGCGCGCGTGCTCGACGCGGTCGCGATCGGGGTCGTCGACACGTCGGTCAGGCTGGTCCAGCCCCAGAATGCGCAGGTCACCGTCGAAGTCTGGCCGGCGCCGGTCGAGCGGCAGGTCGAGGCGGTTCCGGTTCGTTATCGGGGCCTGGCAGCGGGTCTGGCGGCGCAGGTGGCGCCGAAGTTCGTGCGCGTGTCGATCCGCGGTGCGCAGGCGGCGCTCGACACGCTGCAGCCCGATGGCGTCGTGGCGTACGTGGACCTTGCCGGGCTCGGAGCCGGCCGGTACAATTTACGGGTCCAGGTCGACCCTGCCGAACGGTTCGGCGTGGTGGCCATCGATCCATCGGTCCTGTCAGTCACAGTCAAATAA
- the ftsH gene encoding ATP-dependent zinc metalloprotease FtsH, giving the protein MNSTLKSLLFWMVLIVVGVLIWQFSTTFQRSENQIAFSQFLKSVEQGEVQSVTITGSEITGQLSTSAGGDGNGKFRTYAPSQYEGLANKLEDRHVSITAKPETTSPWATLLYSWAPILLMIGFWLFIMRQMQSGGNKALSFGKSRAKLSSSSQKKVTFKDVSGVDEAKEELQEIIEFLKEPQKFQKLGGRIPKGVLLMGSPGTGKTLLARAVAGEANVPFFSISGSDFVEMFVGVGASRVRDLFEQGKKNAPCIVFIDEIDAVGRHRGAGLGGGHDEREQTLNQLLVEMDGFESNEGVILVAATNRPDVLDPALLRPGRFDRRIVVNRPDVKGREGIFAVHTKKIPLADDVNIHVLARGTAGFSGADIANLVNEAALNAARFNQKVVRMFDFEFAKDKVMMGSERRSMIISEAEKKVTAIHEAGHALLAVVLPHADPIHKVTIIPRGMALGVTMQLPEGDKFNYTRDYLNDQIAILLGGRLAEELTNGGMTTGAGNDLERSTELARKMVCEWGMSDFMGPITFGKKEEQIFLGREIAQHQDYSEDTAIRIDQELKRIVTTNYDRSKVLLAQHRVALDKIAEELLAREVLDADQVRRIVAGEALEPLKTTNATTPQASDDGTRKLAKDRPSIVAPMPPRPLTQE; this is encoded by the coding sequence TTGAACTCGACCCTCAAGAGCTTGCTGTTCTGGATGGTCCTCATCGTGGTGGGGGTCCTCATCTGGCAGTTCTCGACCACCTTCCAGCGTAGCGAGAACCAGATCGCTTTCTCGCAGTTCCTGAAGAGCGTCGAGCAGGGTGAAGTCCAGTCGGTCACGATTACCGGCAGCGAGATCACCGGCCAGTTGTCGACCTCCGCGGGCGGCGACGGCAACGGCAAGTTCCGCACCTACGCGCCGAGCCAGTACGAGGGGCTCGCCAACAAGCTCGAAGATCGCCACGTCAGCATCACCGCCAAGCCGGAAACCACAAGTCCGTGGGCGACGCTGCTGTACTCGTGGGCCCCGATTCTGCTGATGATTGGCTTCTGGCTCTTCATCATGCGGCAGATGCAGAGCGGCGGGAACAAGGCTCTCTCGTTCGGCAAGAGTCGCGCGAAGCTCTCCTCGTCTTCGCAGAAGAAAGTCACGTTCAAAGACGTCTCCGGCGTCGACGAGGCAAAGGAGGAACTCCAGGAAATCATCGAGTTCCTCAAGGAGCCGCAGAAGTTCCAGAAGCTGGGCGGCCGGATTCCCAAGGGCGTCCTGCTGATGGGTTCACCCGGAACCGGCAAGACGCTCCTGGCGCGCGCCGTCGCCGGCGAGGCCAACGTTCCGTTCTTCTCGATCAGCGGTTCTGACTTCGTCGAGATGTTCGTCGGGGTCGGTGCGTCACGCGTGCGTGATCTCTTCGAACAGGGCAAGAAGAATGCTCCCTGCATCGTCTTTATCGACGAGATCGATGCGGTCGGCCGGCATCGCGGCGCCGGGCTCGGCGGCGGCCACGACGAGCGCGAGCAGACGCTGAACCAGCTGCTCGTCGAGATGGACGGCTTCGAATCGAACGAAGGCGTCATCCTGGTGGCAGCCACCAACCGTCCCGATGTCCTCGATCCGGCGCTGCTCAGGCCCGGCCGCTTCGACCGCCGCATCGTCGTCAATCGTCCGGACGTCAAGGGGCGCGAGGGCATCTTCGCGGTCCACACCAAGAAGATTCCGCTCGCCGACGACGTGAACATCCACGTGCTGGCGCGCGGCACCGCCGGCTTCTCTGGGGCCGACATCGCCAACCTGGTGAACGAGGCCGCGCTCAACGCGGCGCGCTTCAACCAGAAGGTCGTGCGGATGTTCGACTTCGAGTTCGCCAAGGACAAGGTGATGATGGGATCGGAGCGCCGCTCCATGATCATCTCCGAGGCGGAGAAGAAGGTCACCGCGATTCACGAGGCCGGCCACGCGCTGCTGGCGGTGGTGCTGCCGCACGCCGACCCGATCCACAAGGTCACGATCATCCCGCGCGGCATGGCGCTCGGCGTGACGATGCAGCTGCCGGAAGGCGACAAGTTCAACTACACGCGCGACTACCTCAACGATCAGATCGCGATCCTGCTCGGAGGCCGGCTTGCCGAGGAGCTGACCAACGGCGGCATGACGACCGGCGCCGGCAATGACCTGGAGCGTTCGACCGAACTCGCCCGCAAGATGGTCTGCGAGTGGGGGATGAGCGACTTCATGGGCCCGATCACCTTCGGCAAGAAGGAAGAGCAGATCTTCCTCGGCCGCGAGATCGCGCAGCACCAGGACTACAGCGAAGACACCGCGATCCGCATCGACCAGGAACTCAAGCGCATCGTGACGACGAACTACGACCGCTCGAAGGTGCTGCTCGCGCAGCACCGCGTCGCGCTCGACAAGATCGCCGAGGAACTGCTCGCGCGTGAGGTGCTCGACGCCGACCAGGTTCGCCGCATCGTCGCCGGTGAGGCGCTCGAGCCGCTGAAGACCACCAACGCGACCACCCCCCAGGCGTCCGACGACGGCACCCGCAAGCTGGCCAAGGATCGGCCGTCGATCGTCGCCCCGATGCCGCCGCGGCCGCTCACGCAGGAGTAA
- the cdaA gene encoding diadenylate cyclase CdaA, whose product MSDYLQNLLRRPPVGWWDVLDILAVSILIYEALKLIRGTRAVQMAVGSMLVVGLFYVSQLAPLQTLNWLIRNALVYVAFAAIVIFQSDIRRALAHLGRAPFFRYLTRSQPSDETIEEVVVAATMLSQQRVGAIVALEREIGLRNYIESGIPLDATLTYDLLLTIFKPGSPLHDGAVILQEGRVAAAACFLPLTVNPRLSRELGTRHRAAIGLTEESDAVAVVVSEETGTISIALDGQIERGLSGEQLRERLRRLIQGRRR is encoded by the coding sequence ATGTCCGACTACCTGCAGAACCTGCTGCGGCGGCCGCCCGTCGGCTGGTGGGACGTGCTGGACATTCTGGCCGTCTCGATCCTGATCTACGAGGCGCTGAAACTGATCCGCGGCACACGCGCCGTGCAGATGGCGGTCGGCTCGATGCTGGTCGTCGGCCTGTTCTACGTCTCGCAGCTGGCTCCGCTGCAGACGCTCAACTGGCTCATTCGCAACGCGCTCGTCTACGTGGCGTTCGCCGCGATCGTCATCTTCCAGTCCGACATCCGCCGCGCCCTCGCCCACCTGGGCCGGGCGCCGTTCTTCCGGTATCTCACGCGATCGCAGCCGAGCGATGAGACGATCGAGGAGGTGGTCGTCGCGGCGACGATGCTGTCGCAGCAAAGGGTCGGCGCGATCGTCGCGCTCGAGCGCGAGATCGGGCTGCGCAACTATATCGAGAGCGGCATTCCGCTCGACGCGACACTGACGTACGATCTGCTGCTGACAATCTTCAAGCCCGGTTCGCCGCTGCATGACGGCGCCGTCATCCTGCAGGAGGGCCGGGTTGCGGCGGCAGCGTGCTTCCTGCCGCTGACCGTGAACCCGCGACTCAGCCGCGAGCTCGGGACGCGCCATCGCGCGGCGATCGGCCTGACCGAGGAGAGCGACGCGGTCGCGGTGGTGGTGTCGGAGGAGACCGGGACGATCTCGATTGCCCTCGACGGCCAGATCGAGCGCGGGCTGTCAGGCGAGCAGCTGCGCGAGCGGCTTCGCCGCCTGATTCAGGGGCGCCGACGCTGA
- a CDS encoding pyridoxine 5'-phosphate synthase: protein MWKCEDVDISTFPHFHISTQPMPRLSVNVNKVATLRNSRGGSSPSVVEAVGVCLDAGATGITVHPRADERHIRSRDVHEIVAFLEKRALGRGGVEFNIEGDPRPGLLEMVREVRPDQCTLVPVIAGEITSQAGWPAETSPDALRATVADLQARGIRVSLFVDADAEAVRWAASMGAARVEFFTEPFANAFRQGRDAAERSFRRYADAAELAHALGLGINAGHDLDLDNLALFRALPHLDEVSIGHALISHALYVGLARAVRDYLSACGARSYRGSPS, encoded by the coding sequence ATGTGGAAATGTGAAGATGTAGACATTTCCACATTTCCACACTTCCACATTTCCACTCAGCCCATGCCTCGCCTGTCGGTCAACGTCAACAAGGTGGCGACGCTGCGCAACTCGCGCGGCGGATCCAGCCCCTCGGTGGTCGAAGCCGTGGGGGTCTGCCTCGACGCCGGCGCGACCGGCATCACCGTGCATCCGCGCGCGGATGAGCGCCACATCCGTAGCCGCGACGTGCATGAGATCGTCGCCTTCCTCGAGAAGCGGGCGCTCGGCCGGGGCGGCGTCGAATTCAACATCGAAGGCGATCCGCGCCCGGGCCTGCTCGAGATGGTGCGCGAGGTGCGTCCTGACCAGTGCACACTGGTACCGGTCATCGCAGGCGAAATCACCAGCCAGGCTGGCTGGCCCGCCGAGACGTCGCCGGACGCCCTGCGCGCCACCGTGGCGGATCTGCAGGCCCGCGGAATCCGGGTCAGCCTGTTCGTCGATGCGGATGCCGAGGCGGTGCGCTGGGCCGCGTCGATGGGGGCGGCGCGCGTCGAGTTCTTCACCGAGCCGTTTGCCAACGCCTTCCGGCAGGGTCGCGACGCGGCCGAGCGGAGTTTCCGGCGCTATGCCGATGCCGCCGAGCTCGCCCATGCCCTCGGCCTCGGTATCAACGCCGGTCACGATCTCGATCTCGACAACCTCGCCCTGTTCCGGGCGCTGCCGCACCTCGATGAAGTGTCGATCGGACACGCGCTGATCTCGCACGCGCTCTATGTCGGCCTCGCTCGCGCGGTGCGCGACTATCTCTCGGCCTGCGGTGCCAGGTCGTACCGCGGGAGTCCTTCCTGA
- the folP gene encoding dihydropteroate synthase: MIPRRSYTVPLPSREPLHLGARTLVMGILNVTPDSFADGGRHLEPDAAVEAGVLMVDEGADILDVGGESTRPGAVPVGEEEELRRVLPVVERLARRVTVPISIDTYKARVAREAVAAGAVIINDISGLQYEPSLGGVAADTGAALVLMHTRGRSHDMYERAVYEDAIADVRTELTAAIDRAERAGVRREAILLDPGVGFGKRAEHSFAVIARLDALALLGRPILSGPSRKSFFKTAIGERPPVGRDWATAAAVTASVLAGAHIVRVHNVPAMIDVVRVADRVCAER; encoded by the coding sequence ATGATCCCGCGCCGCTCTTACACCGTCCCCCTTCCTTCCAGGGAACCGCTCCATCTGGGCGCGCGTACGCTCGTGATGGGCATTCTCAACGTCACGCCTGATTCGTTCGCGGACGGCGGCCGGCATCTCGAGCCGGATGCGGCCGTCGAGGCCGGGGTGCTGATGGTGGACGAGGGGGCCGACATCCTCGACGTCGGCGGCGAGTCGACGCGGCCAGGCGCGGTGCCGGTCGGCGAAGAGGAAGAGCTGCGGCGCGTGCTTCCGGTCGTCGAACGGCTGGCGCGGCGCGTCACCGTGCCGATCTCGATCGACACCTACAAGGCGCGCGTCGCGCGCGAGGCGGTCGCGGCGGGGGCGGTCATCATCAACGACATCAGCGGTCTGCAGTACGAGCCCTCGCTTGGTGGCGTCGCCGCGGACACCGGTGCCGCGCTGGTCCTCATGCACACGCGCGGACGGTCGCACGACATGTACGAGCGTGCGGTCTACGAAGACGCCATCGCGGACGTGCGCACGGAGCTGACCGCGGCGATCGACCGCGCCGAACGCGCCGGCGTCCGCCGCGAAGCCATCCTGCTCGACCCGGGCGTCGGGTTCGGCAAACGCGCCGAGCATAGTTTCGCCGTGATCGCGCGGCTGGACGCGCTGGCGCTGCTCGGGCGGCCGATTCTCTCGGGCCCGTCGCGCAAGTCGTTCTTCAAGACGGCCATCGGCGAACGGCCGCCCGTCGGCCGCGATTGGGCGACCGCCGCCGCGGTGACCGCCAGCGTCCTGGCCGGCGCGCACATCGTCCGCGTCCACAACGTACCGGCGATGATCGACGTGGTACGCGTCGCCGACCGCGTGTGCGCCGAGCGGTGA
- the glmM gene encoding phosphoglucosamine mutase yields MAKLFGTDGVRGRAGDPPLDHETVARLGAALVRALAGDRRQPLRFVIGRDTRESGEWIERELGRGIHAEGAAVHTAGVIPTPAIAYITPAAGFDAGLVISASHNPFEDNGIKVFSGAGEKFTETLEQHVESIMADRSWTVPDGSLAPVEPIEVIERYTAHLRAALPEQDGAAPFRLAIDCANGATTTVAPQLLRDLGFDVTVIGNEPNGRNINLDCGSTHPGRLAQLVREGAYRMGVAFDGDGDRAIFVDHHGTVVDGDAVMLLAARHMQSQGRLEGDAVVATVMSNIGLELALRESGIELVRCPVGDKYVMEEMLKRGISIGGEQSGHIIFSSHLFTGDGIATALHVLRVMRDSGRELAELAAQLVTYPQVLVNVRVKERQDLKTVPAVAAVIDRVEQRLAGQGRLLVRYSGTEPLLRVMLEGKDQHEIRGWADEIAEAVRRHLG; encoded by the coding sequence ATGGCGAAGCTTTTCGGCACGGACGGCGTTCGCGGCAGAGCCGGGGATCCGCCGCTCGATCATGAGACCGTCGCGCGTCTTGGCGCGGCGCTGGTGCGGGCGCTTGCGGGCGATCGGCGGCAGCCGCTGCGCTTCGTCATCGGCCGCGACACCCGCGAGTCGGGCGAGTGGATCGAGCGCGAGCTGGGCCGGGGCATTCATGCCGAAGGCGCCGCGGTGCATACCGCCGGCGTGATTCCGACGCCGGCCATCGCCTACATCACGCCCGCCGCCGGCTTCGACGCCGGCCTCGTGATCAGCGCCTCGCACAATCCCTTCGAAGACAACGGCATCAAGGTGTTCTCCGGCGCCGGCGAGAAGTTCACCGAGACCCTCGAGCAGCACGTCGAGTCGATCATGGCGGATCGGTCATGGACGGTGCCGGACGGCTCGCTGGCCCCGGTCGAGCCGATCGAGGTCATCGAGCGGTATACCGCGCATCTGCGCGCGGCGTTGCCCGAGCAGGATGGCGCTGCCCCGTTCCGCCTGGCCATCGACTGCGCGAACGGCGCGACGACGACAGTGGCGCCGCAGTTGCTCAGGGATCTGGGCTTCGACGTCACGGTGATCGGCAACGAACCCAATGGCCGCAACATCAATCTCGATTGCGGGTCGACGCACCCCGGCCGGCTGGCCCAGCTGGTGCGTGAGGGTGCCTACCGGATGGGCGTCGCGTTCGACGGCGACGGCGACCGGGCGATCTTCGTCGATCATCACGGCACCGTCGTCGACGGCGACGCCGTGATGCTGCTCGCCGCGCGGCACATGCAGTCGCAGGGGCGGCTCGAGGGGGACGCCGTCGTCGCTACCGTGATGAGCAACATCGGTCTCGAGCTGGCGCTGCGGGAGTCCGGCATCGAGTTGGTCCGCTGCCCGGTCGGCGACAAGTATGTAATGGAGGAGATGCTGAAACGAGGGATCTCCATCGGCGGCGAACAGTCGGGGCACATCATCTTCTCCAGCCATCTCTTCACTGGCGACGGTATCGCCACCGCCCTCCACGTGCTGCGCGTGATGCGCGACAGCGGCCGCGAGCTCGCTGAGCTCGCCGCGCAACTGGTCACCTATCCGCAGGTGCTGGTCAACGTGCGCGTCAAGGAGCGACAGGATCTGAAAACGGTGCCTGCGGTTGCGGCGGTGATCGACCGCGTCGAGCAGCGGCTCGCCGGACAGGGTCGCCTGCTGGTGCGGTACTCGGGCACGGAGCCGCTGCTCCGGGTGATGCTCGAAGGCAAGGACCAGCACGAAATCCGAGGCTGGGCCGACGAAATCGCCGAGGCCGTCAGGCGGCACTTGGGATGA